A single Tenacibaculum sp. Bg11-29 DNA region contains:
- a CDS encoding c-type cytochrome, with product MKSVKHHSRLTQTLVKSLAFFLVLFVSFSAFSQEIDEIRQKEGKKLFKSLCASCHKLDKKLVGPKLAGIEERRENDWLKSWIKDNAALRASGDKDANEIFEEYKQSNMTAFPQLTDKNIDDILYYTTVGEVKKAGEPAVAVVGGAEKGDAPKWLLYVLAAAIIVAFLIIASLLKTISELKGAPKTPGMLGQTAELWEGIKKNTFLHVLAVIFGALIGIYVLFGTLFKVGVDEGYQPIQPIAFSHKIHAGDNKIDCQYCHSSAKHSKTSGIPSVSVCMNCHKNISEVADDTKVVMDDHTLVKTDLDKEIAKIYEAAGWDAENLEYTGVTKPVKWVRVHNLPDFAYFNHSQHVTVGGVKCQKCHGPVEEMEEVYQYSPLTMGWCIDCHKATKVDLKGNEYYAKIHKELAAKYNVDQVTIAQLGGKECGKCHY from the coding sequence ATGAAAAGTGTGAAACATCACAGCAGATTAACCCAGACACTCGTAAAGAGTCTAGCTTTCTTTTTAGTCTTATTCGTAAGCTTTTCGGCATTTTCACAAGAAATTGATGAAATCCGTCAAAAGGAAGGTAAAAAATTATTTAAGTCTTTATGTGCTTCATGTCACAAGTTAGATAAGAAACTTGTAGGGCCTAAGTTGGCAGGCATAGAAGAAAGAAGAGAAAACGATTGGTTGAAGTCTTGGATTAAAGACAACGCCGCGTTAAGAGCTTCTGGAGATAAAGATGCAAACGAAATTTTTGAAGAGTATAAGCAATCTAACATGACAGCTTTTCCTCAGTTAACTGATAAAAATATCGACGATATTCTTTATTATACAACTGTAGGCGAAGTCAAGAAAGCAGGTGAACCAGCAGTAGCAGTTGTTGGAGGTGCTGAAAAAGGTGATGCCCCTAAGTGGTTGTTGTATGTTTTAGCTGCGGCAATTATTGTAGCATTTTTAATTATTGCTAGTTTATTAAAAACAATTAGCGAGTTAAAAGGAGCTCCTAAAACACCTGGTATGTTAGGGCAAACAGCAGAGTTGTGGGAAGGTATTAAAAAGAATACTTTTTTACATGTGTTAGCTGTTATATTCGGAGCGTTAATAGGAATTTATGTTTTGTTTGGAACTTTGTTTAAGGTTGGGGTTGATGAAGGATATCAGCCAATTCAGCCAATAGCTTTTTCACATAAAATACACGCTGGTGATAATAAGATAGATTGTCAATATTGTCACTCTTCAGCAAAACATAGTAAAACATCAGGTATTCCTTCAGTAAGTGTTTGTATGAATTGTCATAAAAACATTTCAGAAGTTGCTGATGATACTAAAGTTGTTATGGATGACCATACGTTAGTTAAAACAGATTTAGATAAAGAAATCGCTAAGATTTATGAAGCTGCCGGATGGGATGCTGAAAACTTAGAGTATACTGGTGTTACAAAACCTGTAAAATGGGTTAGAGTTCATAATTTGCCAGATTTTGCATATTTTAATCACTCACAACACGTTACTGTTGGTGGTGTTAAATGTCAAAAATGTCACGGACCGGTTGAAGAAATGGAAGAAGTATATCAATACTCTCCATTAACAATGGGTTGGTGTATAGACTGTCATAAGGCAACAAAGGTTGACTTAAAAGGTAACGAGTACTATGCTAAAATTCATAAAGAATTAGCAGCAAAGTATAATGTTGACCAAGTGACAATAGCACAATTAGGTGGAAAAGAGTGTGGTAAGTGCCACTATTAA
- a CDS encoding SPOR domain-containing protein, translated as MKKRNIIITLFLILIIGVFNIKAQDNQTDNKDIISLIAKKRAYNKNNGSGYRIQLYNGLEKRAKSLRYRFQVEYPGVYTKLKYDQPDWKAQVGNYKTRLQADKALNIIREKFNGAIVIPI; from the coding sequence ATGAAAAAAAGAAATATTATAATTACCCTTTTTCTAATTCTTATAATTGGTGTTTTTAACATCAAAGCTCAAGATAATCAGACTGATAATAAAGACATTATCTCTTTAATAGCAAAAAAGAGAGCATATAATAAAAATAATGGAAGCGGCTACAGAATTCAACTATATAACGGGCTAGAAAAGAGAGCTAAGAGCCTCCGTTATAGATTTCAAGTTGAATACCCAGGTGTTTACACAAAGCTTAAGTATGACCAACCAGACTGGAAAGCTCAGGTAGGAAATTACAAAACAAGGTTACAAGCCGACAAGGCTTTAAATATAATCAGAGAGAAATTTAATGGAGCTATTGTTATTCCAATATAA